The sequence below is a genomic window from Montipora capricornis isolate CH-2021 chromosome 14, ASM3666992v2, whole genome shotgun sequence.
actggtgaattcaacagtagatttcgctggaaaaaccgatatcacactcatcccttcgtgattcatgcgatcagtcggtttttcaggtgaaattaaccgtggatttcactagttaggcagcgaagaaaatgacataattaagcaatttccgggaaaaccaaaaggcagacagttccaaagccttttattttcactaatcctacagccagtaggaataaacaagccgggagctccgcttttaggcttggctaaatctatatattatttacattttgagaGAGGGGATTCACAGCACGAAAACATACCTATAAATACGCCTTTGAAACTTTCCTTCAGAGCTTTTGAGATCTTTGCTGCAAAATAACTTTGAAAGGAAGATTTCACGATCGGTTGTGTCAATATTTCGGCGCCATTTTTGAGAGCTGCCGAGCATATCTTCGGAATACGGAGTCTGACGTCagtgttttgaatatttaatgaggtCCTTTCGAGTCATCCCTATTAACCGCAAAAGCACAGGTGCTTTTACACGTGCTTCGAGGAAAGGAGGAATTTCACACTTGTGGATCACACTTCGGAAAGTTGGTGAGTGTCCTTTTGCTCTTGTAAACATTATGATGAACTTCTATAACGTTGGTTTCTCAGTATGCCACAGCTTTCGAAGTTTGGGTTAATGTGGTCGAGTAAAAGGCTTTAAAGGATTTTTTCAAGTGTTCGATCGATGCTCTCCATGCCAACAGAAAATTTAGTCATGCTGCGGTGTTGTCTACGATGCGTAAAGGAAAGAACTTCAGCTTCGTGAGCCCCATTTGGGGAAAAGAAAAGGCCTTAAAGGCAAACATTGAGCCCCTTTTAATTGGGAAAATTGAGTCCCTTGTGGGGAAAATTGAGCCCCTTCAGCAGCGCTCCAAGCTCACTTTTTCAAAAAGTCGCCTTTTGGCGACCTTCAATTGTATATGGTCGCCATaaaaaaattttggtcgcccaaaaaaaaaaagcgtaaTGTCCAGGGCGGACACTTCGCTTATGTTACATGAATGTCTACTACGAGGAGCGACAAGTTTGAAACACTTTCCTTGCCAAATTGTTACATTTACTCGCTTGATGATTAAAACATTGGAGTAACGGGCGAGACAGAGAGAAGGAAGAGATTTCAATGTCTGGTAGCAGAAATGATTTACTACAAAGCTGCTGAGACCGGGTAACAAATCGCCAATGGCACGCAAAACCTTTCAAATCGATCAAATTGGCCATTTTGAGCTGCAGAGACGACCAAGTAAACAACTGAGGTAGATTTAAGCTTATTTGGACTTAACTCGATCAATCCTATTTCCATACATTCCTTTATATTTCCGTAACATATAATCAGTcactacggtggcccacaagggcaaTACACcaatatatattccagtacaccaatatatattccagtacaccaatatatattccagtacaccaatatatattccagtacaacaatatatattccagtacaacaatacttattccagtacaacaatacttattccagtacaacaatacttattccagtacaacaatactTATTGTagtacaacaatatttattgcagtacaacaatatttattgcaGTACAACAATATTTGTTGCAGTACAGAATGATGTATATTCAAGTACAGATATACATTTTTATTCCGTGACAGAATTATAAGTTCCAGTACAGAAATATATATTCTAGtacaaaaatatgtatttcaGTACAAAGATGTGTGTTCTAGTATATCAACATAAATATGTTATAGCAGAGAAATATGTACATTCCCGTACAGAAATACAGCGCatgcaattatttttaaaattgagcGTAGTGGATGGAGGCAACCATGGAGTTGAGGCTTAATTCCCAGTGCACTCAGCGGTCAGCTGGCGGGAACGTTAAGCAGTTACAAAATGGCGGCTTTCTTGAGCATTTGTGAGTGTGGAGCCGATATTAGCAATTATGAGCACAAATTTTGTACCAGTTGCGGGCGAGAGCTTCTGTGTGATGAGAAGTCCATAATAACTTTCTATTTCTCAAGAGGATTTGAGTACAAGAGTATACTACACATGCTTTCTAAGCAGCACGGCATCAAGATGTCAGAGCGAACTCTCAAGAATCGGCTGAAGGAATTTGGCCTTCGTAGAAAACTGGCTTTGTACGACGAGATAGAGGTGCGAAGACATATAGAACAAGAAATGGAAGGTCCTGGGTGTATGGCAGGATATCGCTCAATGTGGCATACACTATCGATGAAAGGTATTCAAGTACCAAGGAGGGTTGTAGAAGAGATTATGAGGGAACTTGACCCTGAAGGATGCGAAACCAGGAGAAGACGGCGTCTAAGACGAAGGAAATATAGAGCGCCAGGTCCCAACCATTGTTGGCACGTGGACGGTTACGACAAACTCAAACCATATGGTTTCCCAATACATGGATGCATTGATGGGTGGAGCAGAAAGATCATGTGGCTTCGGGTGGTTAGGTCAAACAACCTTCCGGAGACAGCAGCATCAAATTTTGTTGATTGCGTCGACGATTATGGTGGTTGTCCAGTGAAATTAAGAACCGACTGTGGCACTGAGAATGTCTTAATGGCTGCTTTGCAGTGCGAATTTAGACAGGATGTAGATGCCCATATTTACGGCCCATCTCCTGCCAATCAGAGGATAGAAGGATGGTGGTCTTTCTATCGCCGAAACCGGTCTACATGGTGGATAAACTATTTCCAAGATATGATTGAAAATGGGAAATTCAACCCGGGCAGTGAGCTCGAAAAAGAGTGCATTTGGTTCTCGTTTTCGGGAATCATCCAAAAAGATCTTGATTTTGTAAAAGAACATTGGAACACGCACCGCATAAGAGATTCACGGCATGACACAGTTCCTGGCAGACCCGATGAATTGTTTTCCCTGCCAGAGGACCACGGTGGAGTTGACGGATTGATTCTACCCATCTCAAGTGTACAGATTGATCATTTCAGGGAGAACTTTTTGCAGGTGGAGGAGGAAACAAATGTATACCAAGACTACTTCAATTATGTGTTGTCTAACAGTGACTTACGGGAACCAAAAGACTGGAAAGAGGCCGAAAATTTATATCTCGACCTGTTGTCAGTGGCAAGAAGGTAGAACAGTGGACTTAAGGTTCCAACTTTTTCAGGTGCAACCATTATTCCCTGAGCATTTGATAACTTGTCAGTCCACTTGGTGGGGCTAGGCAAGGTCAGGTTGGGAGTGGGCCTTTTGTCAAATTACTCAACAACTGTCATGTTAAGTCAAGCCCACATGACACCATCCTCACAACCTCACACTTGCTGTCTTAAATCCTATTCTATTTCTTCATGAGCAAACCGATTGTGTGGATGTGTTGACCATTGTATCTGGGATTTTCGTGACTTGCAGGTAGCACTTTTGTCTCATCTTGGTTCCAGGAAATGGTGCTTGAAACCTTTAAACTGTGACTTTTATATTACTTCAGAGAAACTGCAATTTTCATACTGTTTCAATGGTGGGTATTTGCGTTGATGCTCACACCTTATTGAGGAGATATTCTGTGCACTAGCTGACTCCACCATGGAGCAGAGGAACATTTGGACGACATGATGTTAAATGGCCAGGGGAAGGGTTATGATAAGGCCTGGAATAGGCCACTGCGGAAAGTACCttaatactctttctttgtccccccaaattttgcattagcATCGCttctgttttctcttgggaccattgtaagtcccaagagaaactggaaacaatgcttatgcaaaatttgggtggacaaacaaagagtattatggtactttccgaagtggcctataggccttattcacgatagccgccatgttggttttcaaattgttatgcaaattagccaatggTTATGCTGGGgagcaaacattggaaaaaaggcaaattgcggaaaatcggctcgtcgaaatattgaaaataacatAGACTGGAATTAAGTTATtcttctattttactacttaggtgataaacattcaacgAACGTGAAACCAATTGTCTGTGTGGCTACAATGTTCGTTATAATCTCTCGAACTtctgttgtttgccccctcagatgTGAGTAGCTAAGTTGCATGATAATAGctaatccaacatggcggccatcgtgaataaggtctattgattGAGCCATTTTAGGACTGAACAAACAGAACTGCTAAGGTCAGAGAAAAGATCAGATTTATTGttgcataattaacaaaatttcaaTAAACTACATAGCTGGAGGAAGGGGGACATGACACAATTATCTGTGCCGGCCAACACTGAAGGTTGTATACTATTCACACTGTGACATTTCAGAACATCACACCTACAGCATTGTGCAAAAGTCATAACTTGGCTGCTTTTGTCCTTACAGCAACGTAAAGCCAAAGCTATCTGTCAGTGCAGATGTCATGAGCAATCCCATCTCTTCTTCTGTGTTGAGATGCACAGGTAGTGTAAACACTAAGTCACAAGTGGAGGTTGTTGGCCTGCATTTACAACTACCCGGGCATCCGTGAAGGAACTGGCACCTGATTTTTTTGGGAAACCCAAGGGGAGGATAGTTGCGAGAGCCAGTCAGCCATTTCAGGAAATCGGCCACACCAAGCTCTTCTATGGCTGCAAATAATAATTCCAACAATAGTGATTGTGGCATGAAactgacaacaaaaaaaaaagatgtatgCACTCTCTTCTTAATATTTTCACAAATGGTCGGTAGACTGAGCATAGTTTTTCCAAGGAACTAAGTGGATAAAACGTTTCTGGAGAAATTATACGTTTTCCTTACTTTTAGCTTCATTAAGATTTTTGGTTTTAGATTTGCAGGCTTCAAGACCTTTGCATCTAGGTGTAGGCTACAGCAAAGTGCCACAATAGGTCTTCAAATTAAGAAAATCGATTACTGTTTATGTAATGTGTGAAATACATGCCATCATCTTTATGTTTCTATAGTAAGATTGGTGTCCGATTTTTAAAGTTTATTGAAGCCTTACTGGACAAGGTAACTAGCACGACCACATAACTTTATCTTTGATACTTACACTTTGCTTCAAGGCTGTGAATAAATTCACACAAATAGTGGTAACAGtctgcttctttttctttcttcatctgGCTAACACTAAATTCAGGTTGTATTTCCTCTATCAAGTTGTTGGCTGTAACACTATAACCAGCACCAGAAACAAATGCTGATTCCCACAATTTAGGTGATTTTTGCACTGCACCAAGGACACCACATGTGGACAAACCTTCATGTAATTGCACCAACTGTGGGAGAACCTTGCCCACTTGCAAATTTATGCAGATTGATCTGAATCAGACAAGAGGATGAAGAGGCAtattaaaatggggttgacagacctgtcCGACTCCCGCTCTGTGctcattgtgttgataaaatcCTTTATAGTTTTCCtttaacaagcatgtctttaagcgatttcccttttctataagagatcacgggaggttccttgtatatctctccaAGGGGAAGTAGGCTCTGATGGCTGATTTAAAGCTCAGACAGATTTATTTCTGGCTTTCAATGTTGTCTCACTGACAGTTTGGATATGGCCACTGTTACTAAAAATTATTGCGTGACTAGTATTTGGATCATTCGCGAATATGCTAATTTCGTCTCGAATcttctagaatatttaattagtgTTGTATCATCGTGATTCAGTAATCCCATTTTAAGCCGTTTGCGTATGTTGCTGTAAATAGTttcttattgtaatattactttatttagTAAAGCCAGGAAGTTCTAGAATCTTTCGCTGTAAAGTATATAAGCGAATCGATGTAGTGTTTAGATGGTTTTTATCCCAGGAATGTTTGAGGAGTTTTACagtagtgtttactgaagtgtgaCGAACGTCTCGTGCAGACCTTGGATGCTTTGAAGAGTGACAGAGGTCGTGTTTGTTAAGTGGAACAGAGAGGTTACGTGGAGATCAAGGCAGAGGCCGTGTGTTTATACGAGAGCGACGGAGGTCGAAGCATTGTTAACAAGTTTAGCGTGTGCTTGTTGTGAAGTCCGGAGTGGAATTACTGCGTtcgtgtgaaataaacaacttccTTGTCTTGTCACACTGCGTTCTGATTAAACTGCAAACTATACCTACCACTTTAAAACATCGAACTCGCAAACAGCCACACAATGGGAAAAAAatagcacttttttttttctgtgaaaatGATCCTAATTTCTGAACATTTCATTTACGGGGGACTAACTGTGTTCAAGTTCCACATCATTGTAATTATACTTCATtttgttaaccttcaatgtaAACTTAAAAGTATTGTGAGCCACACTTACTTAAATTTATTATTGCGTAAACCTACCTCACAACATTTTCAATTGATTCTTTAGTCTCCCTTGCCGGCACCCCATGATAACCGACCTCTTCAAGAAAAGGATAAGCATCTTCTGCTTGCAATATGTCTGGGAGCTCTTCATTTGTTGCTCTTTGAATCTAAAGTTGAATTGCAGATTTGAAAAGTTTATTTGTATCTTCCAATCCTTGAATACCGGGCCATATAGTTATGTCCAATTCTTTACTCTGTATATCTTTGCTTGCTGAGCAAAATGGTGGAAAAACTTTTGCACTTGAAAAGTTATGGACAGGCACTAAACAGAATCACAAGTTACAACAAATACAATTTTGCCACCAAATAGGACAATGACAATTATACTGTAGCAATTAAAAACGTTTAAATATAAAAGTGCAAGTTATAGAGCTTTGAAGTTGACAAACATTCCTACAACAATGCTTAAGAAGTTATATTTACAACCATCAAGGCACAATTAAAGTGAATCCTAAAAAATGTGTCTCAGCAAGATTAATGTTTTTCCTGATTAAATATCATAGAGGAAAAGACTGATTCCTACATCGTTGACCAAAGGGGATGGCCTCGATTGGCATGGATGGGCATTTTGATATTTAACAACCAAAATGCAAGATATACATATAGCTGCCAGGCCTGCTGTCACTGCTAATAGACAAGTTGTGCTTTGTACAAAGCAAATCAAATTCTGTTCCGCACATGAATACAAATTTAGCATATCACCTTTTCACAAAACTCCCTGTGGCTTGGAGATGTTATGTCTTGTATTTGAAGATTTCCACTGAAATATGCATAGATCTCAGGTGCCAAAAAGTTTGGTGCTTGTCCATGCTGCACAATGGACATTGCCATCACTTCCCCGGCCAGTTTAAAATCTCCACGGTTGAGAGaaatggttgattttgatgGAATCCCTTCCACAAACAGTCTTGTCTCAACATAGCTTAAAACTTCTAAAACATGACAATAAAACTCTGTCAACAAACGTttcccccaaccccccccccccccccttcttgACAAATTTGTTGTTTGACCAAGAACAGCTATCCTTGTTCCAATCGAAACCAAATGTTTTTTTAATAAGTGAATGTTCATAGACATAACGAATTCCATACTTATTTGCACCTTTTTCACCATCAAAAATACTCACATCATTAATTTACTGCCTTATCATTATAAGGGTGATCATTTTatatcaaataaaatttaagtttAAGCCGTAATGTAGTAAATACAGTGTACTTACATTTTTGCCACTAACAAAAAGCTGATTACTGAATAATTACAAACCTACATGTAactgtaaaagaaaagaaaacaaattaaaacctGCAAAAAACTCCCGTTTTGGGCCACCACTGTCCACTGCTGGCTCCCCAGAGAACGTCACCTTCAGAATTCTGTCCGGGGTGTAATAGCGTTCACGTGAACGCTTGAAATCATCCCAAATGTTCTTTCTCCGGACAGTGACACGAACAGCCTCCTCTTTTTCCTTAAGATGCCTCAGTCTGAGCTGTAAAATTTCACTCTTCAGATCTTTCTGTGACAACCCATCTTCAACGTTATTTTGCAGGGTAATTTCCTTTTCATCACCAACTCTCTCCCAGAATGCATCAGCGCATTCATCAGCATGCAGGCTGACTTCGTCAATTGGGAACTGTTTGAAACAAGTCGGGCACTCTATTTTCCCTTCTGTCTCTCTGGACCAAGCATTAGCATCAGCGTTGTACGTGTGTCCAGAGGTACAACTCGGCTGCAGCCATTCCACTGGTTGTAGCAACTCTTGATG
It includes:
- the LOC138032879 gene encoding uncharacterized protein, with amino-acid sequence MAAFCGKCGCMLLKSYFFCPKCGDKISQVGTTSSVSSRTATSTSTSTSSASFPATISNFETFRERKETERRSFSVRKKSCSKKQRIQDSEVCITVGLMKNRKTVKRGERLPVKLSTSATAIDILEAAKKKHAAYNKRFRAGEYRLVYKDGSDVDVIPGTDEPFSLRRYKEESGFGYARINLFLLPASTIFDELQESLQETDSDIGDDLDGLEPDADHQELLQPVEWLQPSCTSGHTYNADANAWSRETEGKIECPTCFKQFPIDEVSLHADECADAFWERVGDEKEITLQNNVEDGLSQKDLKSEILQLRLRHLKEKEEAVRVTVRRKNIWDDFKRSRERYYTPDRILKVTFSGEPAVDSGGPKREFFAEVLSYVETRLFVEGIPSKSTISLNRGDFKLAGEVMAMSIVQHGQAPNFLAPEIYAYFSGNLQIQDITSPSHREFCEKIQRATNEELPDILQAEDAYPFLEEVGYHGVPARETKESIENVVRSICINLQVGKVLPQLVQLHEGLSTCGVLGAVQKSPKLWESAFVSGAGYSVTANNLIEEIQPEFSVSQMKKEKEADCYHYLCEFIHSLEAKSIEELGVADFLKWLTGSRNYPPLGFPKKIRCQFLHGCPGSCKCRPTTSTCDLVFTLPVHLNTEEEMGLLMTSALTDSFGFTLL
- the LOC138032881 gene encoding uncharacterized protein, with the translated sequence MAAFLSICECGADISNYEHKFCTSCGRELLCDEKSIITFYFSRGFEYKSILHMLSKQHGIKMSERTLKNRLKEFGLRRKLALYDEIEVRRHIEQEMEGPGCMAGYRSMWHTLSMKGIQVPRRVVEEIMRELDPEGCETRRRRRLRRRKYRAPGPNHCWHVDGYDKLKPYGFPIHGCIDGWSRKIMWLRVVRSNNLPETAASNFVDCVDDYGGCPVKLRTDCGTENVLMAALQCEFRQDVDAHIYGPSPANQRIEGWWSFYRRNRSTWWINYFQDMIENGKFNPGSELEKECIWFSFSGIIQKDLDFVKEHWNTHRIRDSRHDTVPGRPDELFSLPEDHGGVDGLILPISSVQIDHFRENFLQVEEETNVYQDYFNYVLSNSDLREPKDWKEAENLYLDLLSVARR